The following proteins are encoded in a genomic region of Ictalurus punctatus breed USDA103 chromosome 15, Coco_2.0, whole genome shotgun sequence:
- the ccnt1 gene encoding cyclin-T1 isoform X2 gives MAAPQVSRSGKKNKWYFTREQIENSPSRRAGLDPDKELSYRQQAANLLQDMGQRLNVSQLTINTAIVYMHRFYMIQSFTRFHRNVIAPAALFLAAKVEEQPRKLEHVIKVAHACLNPQEPPLDSRSDTYLQQSQDLVMLESIILQTLAFDITIDHPHTHVVKCTQLVRASKDLAQTSYFMATNSLHLTTFCLQYSPPVVACVCIHLACKWSNWEIPVSTDSKHWWEYVDRKVTLELLDELTHEFLQILEKTPSRLKRIRNWKASGQTAKKPKEGDKTDTIMSMISMASSESTLVGLMSLSAPSSASSSPTPTSSVEDKQPVFKVPNPPEPPAPTRVSLSEYRAKHADELAAQKKKLENMEASVKREYATAAQALMNQQRKEKHHHNHQQQQQQAGSSSSEPIVLKIPLDERQESRGSIKMRLPNSSRGAEQDLKLKLRIPERRSGPGDEGKNKEKHRERSNHHHHHNHHHHHSSGSGSSSSSLSAHKHSGSATASTSSKKADPTRTSSSSRKRTHLSEPSSSAHPSKVSKSSRNSYQLPPLPPDILPSLALSHNQGSFSLSKTDKADTNGHGASSGGQSNEFQDTFDMLNSLLSAQGVQPAQPQMFNYHSQFGEYRYSASSRGGNPQPPPLPSEPPPRLPPLPE, from the exons ATGGCGGCTCCGCAAGTTTCTCGCTCGGGAAAGAAGAATAAATGGTACTTTACCCGCGAGCAGATCGAAAACAGTCCATCTCGCCGAGCGGGACTTGACCCTGATAAAGAATTATCGTACAGACAACAGGCTGCTAATCTTCTACAGGACATGGGACAGCGGCTCAATGT ATCCCAGCTCACCATCAACACTGCCATCGTATACATGCATCGCTTCTACATGATCCAGTCCTTCACTCGCTTCCACCGAAAT GTGATTGCCCCTGCTGCCCTTTTCTTGGCAGCAAAGGTTGAAGAGCAGCCACGCAAGCTGGAGCATGTTATTAAGGTGGCCCATGCCTGTCTCAATCCTCAGGAGCCTCCTCTAGACTCTAGGAGTGAT ACTTACCTGCAACAATCCCAAGACCTGGTCATGCTTGAGAGCATTATACTCCAGACCCTCG CTTTTGACATCACCATCGACCATCCTCACACACATGTCGTCAAGTGTACACAGCTCGTACGAG CGAGTAAGGACCTGGCCCAGACATCATATTTTATGGCAACCAACAG CCTGCACCTGACCACATTCTGCCTGCAGTACAGTCCGCCTGTtgttgcgtgtgtgtgcattcatttGGCCTGCAAGTGGTCTAACTGGGAAATACCCGTCTCTACTGACAGCAAGCACTGGTGGGAGTACGTCGACCGAAAAGTCACTCTCGAGCTGCTGGATG AGCTCACGCATGAGTTTCTGCAGATCTTGGAGAAGACACCGAGCCGATTAAAACGCATTCGAAACTGGAAA GCGTCGGGTCAAACGGCGAAGAAGCCAAAGGAGGGCGACAAAACGGACACCATTATGAGCATGATCTCCATGGCATCCTCTGAAAGCACGCTGGTCGGCCTGATGAGCCTCTCGGCTCCATCTTCGGCCTCCTCGTCCCCCACCCCCACGTCATCCGTGGAGGATAAGCAGCCTGTTTTCAAAGTGCCTAACCCACCAGAACCACCTGCTCCCACACGAGTGTCTCTGAGCGAGTATCGCGCCAAGCACGCTGACGAGCTCGCCGCACAGAAAAAGAAGCTGGAAAACATGGAGGCCTCTGTAAAGCGCGAGTATgccacagccgcccaggccCTCATGAACCAGCAAAGAAAGGAGAAGCACCACCATAACCaccagcaacagcagcagcaagcTGGCTCGAGCTCCTCGGAGCCCATCGTCCTAAAGATTCCACTAGACGAGAGGCAGGAGAGCCGCGGCTCGATCAAAATGCGCCTGCCGAACAGCAGCAGAGGAGCCGAGCAGGACCTGAAATTGAAGCTCCGCATCCCAGAGAGACGATCGGGTCCAGGAGATGAAGGGAAGAACAAAGAGAAGCACAGAGAGCGGTCcaaccatcaccaccaccacaatcatcaccatcaccactcCTCAGGGAGTGGTTCCTCGTCGTCATCTTTATCAGCGCACAAACACTCTGGCTCTGCAACTGCTTCCACGAGTAGCAAGAAAGCAGACCCGACGAGAACGAGCTCCTCGTCGCGAAAGCGAACTCACTTGTCCGAGCCCTCATCTAGTGCTCACCCTTCTAAAGTCAGCAAGTCGTCCAGGAATTCGTACCAGCTGCCCCCGCTGCCTCCCGACATCCTGCCCTCGCTTGCGCTTTCGCACAATCAGGGAAGCTTCTCACTCTCCAAAACGGACAAGGCTGACACCAACGGGCACGGCGCCAGCTCAGGTGGTCAGTCGAACGAGTTCCAGGACACGTTCGACATGCTGAATTCGTTGCTTAGTGCTCAGGGTGTGCAGCCTGCGCAGCCCCAAATGTTTAACTATCACTCCCAGTTCGGTGAGTACAGATACAGCGCAAGCTCGAGAGGAGGGAACCCGCAACCTCCACCGCTGCCTTCGGAACCTCCTCCACGGCTTCCACCGCTGCCCGAATGA
- the ccnt1 gene encoding cyclin-T1 isoform X1, with product MAAPQVSRSGKKNKWYFTREQIENSPSRRAGLDPDKELSYRQQAANLLQDMGQRLNVSQLTINTAIVYMHRFYMIQSFTRFHRNVIAPAALFLAAKVEEQPRKLEHVIKVAHACLNPQEPPLDSRSDTYLQQSQDLVMLESIILQTLAFDITIDHPHTHVVKCTQLVRVVPASKDLAQTSYFMATNSLHLTTFCLQYSPPVVACVCIHLACKWSNWEIPVSTDSKHWWEYVDRKVTLELLDELTHEFLQILEKTPSRLKRIRNWKASGQTAKKPKEGDKTDTIMSMISMASSESTLVGLMSLSAPSSASSSPTPTSSVEDKQPVFKVPNPPEPPAPTRVSLSEYRAKHADELAAQKKKLENMEASVKREYATAAQALMNQQRKEKHHHNHQQQQQQAGSSSSEPIVLKIPLDERQESRGSIKMRLPNSSRGAEQDLKLKLRIPERRSGPGDEGKNKEKHRERSNHHHHHNHHHHHSSGSGSSSSSLSAHKHSGSATASTSSKKADPTRTSSSSRKRTHLSEPSSSAHPSKVSKSSRNSYQLPPLPPDILPSLALSHNQGSFSLSKTDKADTNGHGASSGGQSNEFQDTFDMLNSLLSAQGVQPAQPQMFNYHSQFGEYRYSASSRGGNPQPPPLPSEPPPRLPPLPE from the exons ATGGCGGCTCCGCAAGTTTCTCGCTCGGGAAAGAAGAATAAATGGTACTTTACCCGCGAGCAGATCGAAAACAGTCCATCTCGCCGAGCGGGACTTGACCCTGATAAAGAATTATCGTACAGACAACAGGCTGCTAATCTTCTACAGGACATGGGACAGCGGCTCAATGT ATCCCAGCTCACCATCAACACTGCCATCGTATACATGCATCGCTTCTACATGATCCAGTCCTTCACTCGCTTCCACCGAAAT GTGATTGCCCCTGCTGCCCTTTTCTTGGCAGCAAAGGTTGAAGAGCAGCCACGCAAGCTGGAGCATGTTATTAAGGTGGCCCATGCCTGTCTCAATCCTCAGGAGCCTCCTCTAGACTCTAGGAGTGAT ACTTACCTGCAACAATCCCAAGACCTGGTCATGCTTGAGAGCATTATACTCCAGACCCTCG CTTTTGACATCACCATCGACCATCCTCACACACATGTCGTCAAGTGTACACAGCTCGTACGA GTTGTTCCAGCGAGTAAGGACCTGGCCCAGACATCATATTTTATGGCAACCAACAG CCTGCACCTGACCACATTCTGCCTGCAGTACAGTCCGCCTGTtgttgcgtgtgtgtgcattcatttGGCCTGCAAGTGGTCTAACTGGGAAATACCCGTCTCTACTGACAGCAAGCACTGGTGGGAGTACGTCGACCGAAAAGTCACTCTCGAGCTGCTGGATG AGCTCACGCATGAGTTTCTGCAGATCTTGGAGAAGACACCGAGCCGATTAAAACGCATTCGAAACTGGAAA GCGTCGGGTCAAACGGCGAAGAAGCCAAAGGAGGGCGACAAAACGGACACCATTATGAGCATGATCTCCATGGCATCCTCTGAAAGCACGCTGGTCGGCCTGATGAGCCTCTCGGCTCCATCTTCGGCCTCCTCGTCCCCCACCCCCACGTCATCCGTGGAGGATAAGCAGCCTGTTTTCAAAGTGCCTAACCCACCAGAACCACCTGCTCCCACACGAGTGTCTCTGAGCGAGTATCGCGCCAAGCACGCTGACGAGCTCGCCGCACAGAAAAAGAAGCTGGAAAACATGGAGGCCTCTGTAAAGCGCGAGTATgccacagccgcccaggccCTCATGAACCAGCAAAGAAAGGAGAAGCACCACCATAACCaccagcaacagcagcagcaagcTGGCTCGAGCTCCTCGGAGCCCATCGTCCTAAAGATTCCACTAGACGAGAGGCAGGAGAGCCGCGGCTCGATCAAAATGCGCCTGCCGAACAGCAGCAGAGGAGCCGAGCAGGACCTGAAATTGAAGCTCCGCATCCCAGAGAGACGATCGGGTCCAGGAGATGAAGGGAAGAACAAAGAGAAGCACAGAGAGCGGTCcaaccatcaccaccaccacaatcatcaccatcaccactcCTCAGGGAGTGGTTCCTCGTCGTCATCTTTATCAGCGCACAAACACTCTGGCTCTGCAACTGCTTCCACGAGTAGCAAGAAAGCAGACCCGACGAGAACGAGCTCCTCGTCGCGAAAGCGAACTCACTTGTCCGAGCCCTCATCTAGTGCTCACCCTTCTAAAGTCAGCAAGTCGTCCAGGAATTCGTACCAGCTGCCCCCGCTGCCTCCCGACATCCTGCCCTCGCTTGCGCTTTCGCACAATCAGGGAAGCTTCTCACTCTCCAAAACGGACAAGGCTGACACCAACGGGCACGGCGCCAGCTCAGGTGGTCAGTCGAACGAGTTCCAGGACACGTTCGACATGCTGAATTCGTTGCTTAGTGCTCAGGGTGTGCAGCCTGCGCAGCCCCAAATGTTTAACTATCACTCCCAGTTCGGTGAGTACAGATACAGCGCAAGCTCGAGAGGAGGGAACCCGCAACCTCCACCGCTGCCTTCGGAACCTCCTCCACGGCTTCCACCGCTGCCCGAATGA
- the pmelb gene encoding premelanosome protein b codes for MVLYGNNQLGSNQNAEQLQKSKSKPRFIRYQSWNTKMYPVWKKGDPFYRSSWRGGEVKFDVRNDAPTLTGAKVTFTIDIIFPDNQLALPNGEVVWGKNCFVNGTQRYEGEPVYPQESIDEQDAVFPDGSPLNKHGDQKSLYVFVWKTCGRYWQVSDGPSSSLTISTENIPLGSYVMDVVIYHYRKREKFIPIGYASTQFYITDQIPFAVTLTQVNDKDEGDQTFIQNRAIAFAIAVHDPSAFLADSDITFNWDFGDSSGTVISRELTVTHTYTKTGFFKPHVVVQAAIPTPSCSTPPTTSPVTNPTADAFISEEHAGLGPKMLKLNSTFMLHTESASKDTANSMECSGSSSADKKTAPQLDTTGVMENQDTIIMKMHQPPNSEQDCVVYRYGSFSTRITVVEGIEDVQIVHAAGAFLEQNIVDFTISCQGSLPTDICTVISDCLSPGKTICTAVSALPECQLVLQHVFNDSGIFCINVSMSNDVSLAVTSARVNVIIGSRLIITGIVAMVLGILTVALAIGTFAYKRLKLYQPLSEISANGITCSMPSHLWSLIKRRGAPKHSVVLHRAG; via the exons ATGGTGTTATatggaaataatcaacttggATCAAATCAGAATGCag agCAACTCCAGAAAAGCAAGTCCAAACCCAGATTCATACGATACCAGTCATGGAACACAAAAATGTACCCAGTGTGGAAGAAAGGAGACCCGTTTTACCGGAGCAGCTGGAGAG GTGGAGAGGTGAAATTTGATGTCCGTAACGATGCACCAACTCTCACTGGCGCTAAAGTCACCTTCACTATTGACATAATCTTCCCAGACAACCAGCTGGCACTACCTAATGGAGAAGTTGTTTGGGGGAAAAACTGCTTTGTAAATG GTACCCAACGTTATGAGGGTGAGCCCGTCTACCCTCAGGAATCCATTGATGAGCAGGATGCTGTTTTTCCTGATGGCTCTCCGCTTAACAAGCATGGAGACCAAAAATCactttatgtgtttgtgtggaaaACCTGCG GAAGGTACTGGCAGGTATCTGATGGTCCGTCATCCTCTCTGACCATCAGCACTGAAAACATCCCTCTCGGCTCCTATGTAATGGATGTGGTTATTTATCactacagaaagagagagaaattcaTCCCAATTGGCTATGCTTCCACACAGTTTTATATCACTG ACCAGATTCCATTTGCTGTCACTCTCACACAAGTGAATGATAAAGATGAAGGGGACCAGACATTTATCCAAAACCGTGCCATTGCCTTTGCCATTGCTGTCCATGACCCCAGTGCCTTCCTGGCCGACTCTGACATCACCTTTAACTGGGATTTTGGGGACAGCAGTGGCACTGTGATTTCAAGAGAACTCACTGTcacccacacatacaccaaGACTGGCTTCTTTAAACCCCACGTTGTCGTCCAGGCTGCCATTCCAACGCCATCCTGTTCCACTCCCCCAACTACATCTCCAGTCACTAACCCCACTGCTGATGCCTTTATCTCTGAGGAGCACGCAGG ATTAGGCCCAAAAATGCTAAAACTCAATTCCACTTTCATGTTACACACAGAAAGTGCATCTAAAGACACTGCAAATTCGATGGAATGTTCCGGTTCATCCAGTGCTGACAAAAAAACAGCTCCCCAGCTGGACACAACAGGAG TGATGGAGAACCAAGATACTATTATAATGAAAATGCATCAGCCACCAAATTCTGAGCAGGACTGTGTGGTCTACCGCTACGGCTCCTTCTCCACACGGATCACAGTTGTTG AGGGCATTGAGGATGTGCAGATTGTCCATGCGGCCGGTGCTTTTCTTGAACAAAACATTGTGGATTTCACCATTTCCTGCCAGGGCAG TTTGCCCACAGACATATGCACTGTGATATCCGACTGCCTTTCTCCAGGCAAGACCATCTGCACTGCTGTAAGCGCTTTACCAGAGTGTCAGCTCGTTCTCCAACACGTGTTCAATGACTCTGGCATCTTTTGTATTAACGTGTCAATGAGTAACGACGTCAGCCTTGCAGTCACTAGTGCCAGAGTAAATGTAATCATCG GTTCCAGGCTCATCATTACAGGAATCGTGGCTATGGTGCTGGGTATCCTGACTGTTGCATTAGCAATAGGGACCTTTGCTTACAA GCGTCTAAAGCTCTACCAGCCTCTGTCTGAGATCTCTGCAAATGGAATTACATGTTCGATGCCTTCTCACCTCTGGAGCTTAATAAAGCGACGGGGAGCACCGAAACATTCAGTCGTTCTTCACAGGGCCGGGTGA
- the tuba1c gene encoding tubulin alpha-1C chain, with protein sequence MRECISIHVGQAGVQIGNACWELYCLEHGIQPDGQMPSDKTIGGGDDSFNTFFSETGAGKHVPRAVFVDLEPTVIDEVRTGTYRQLFHPEQLITGKEDAANNYARGHYTIGKEIIDLVLDRIRKLADQCTGLQGFLVFHSFGGGTGSGFTSLLMERLSVDYGKKSKLEFSIYPAPQVSTAVVEPYNSILTTHTTLEHSDCAFMVDNEAIYDICRRNLDIERPTYTNLNRLISQIVSSITASLRFDGALNVDLTEFQTNLVPYPRIHFPLATYAPVISAEKAYHEQLSVAEITNACFEPANQMVKCDPRHGKYMACCLLYRGDVVPKDVNAAIATIKTKRTIQFVDWCPTGFKVGINYQPPTVVPGGDLAKVQRAVCMLSNTTAIAEAWARLDHKFDLMYAKRAFVHWYVGEGMEEGEFSEAREDMAALEKDYEEVGVDSIEGEGEEEGEEY encoded by the exons ATG CGTGAGTGCATCTCTATCCATGTTGGTCAGGCTGGTGTCCAGATTGGCAATGCATGCTGGGAACTCTACTGTCTAGAACACGGCATCCAGCCAGACGGACAGATGCCCAGTGACAAGACCATTGGAGGTGGAGATGATTCCTTCAACACCTTCTTCAGTGAGACTGGGGCTGGAAAGCATGTCCCCAGGGCTGTGTTTGTGGATCTGGAGCCCACGGTAATAG ATGAGGTCCGCACTGGAACATACCGCCAGCTGTTCCACCCTGAGCAGCTCATCACAGGAAAAGAGGATGCTGCCAACAACTACGCTCGCGGTCACTACACCATTGGCAAGGAAATTATTGATCTGGTGCTGGACAGGATCCGCAAACTG GCTGACCAGTGCACAGGTCTCCAGGGTTTCCTGGTCTTCCACAGCTTTGGTGGCGGAACTGGTTCTGGTTTCACCTCCCTGCTGATGGAACGCCTGTCTGTTGACTACGGTAAGAAGTCCAAGCTGGAGTTCTCCATCTACCCAGCTCCCCAGGTGTCTACTGCTGTGGTGGAGCCCTACAACTCCATCCTGACCACCCACACCACCCTAGAGCACTCTGACTGTGCTTTCATGGTGGACAACGAAGCCATCTATGACATTTGCCGTAGAAACCTTGATATTGAGCGCCCTACGTACACTAACCTGAATAGGCTGATTAGTCAGATCGTGTCCTCCATCACGGCCTCTCTCCGTTTCGATGGCGCCCTCAATGTCGACCTTACTGAATTCCAGACCAATTTGGTGCCCTACCCTCGTATTCATTTCCCACTGGCCACCTATGCTCCAGTGATCTCTGCAGAGAAGGCTTACCATGAGCAGCTCTCTGTGGCTGAAATCACAAATGCCTGCTTTGAGCCGGCCAATCAGATGGTGAAATGTGACCCACGTCACGGCAAGTACATGGCCTGCTGCCTGCTGTACCGTGGTGATGTGGTGCCTAAAGATGTGAATGCTGCTATCGCCACCATCAAGACCAAGCGCACCATCCAGTTtgtggactggtgtcccactgGGTTCAAGGTAGGCATCAACTACCAGCCTCCCACTGTGGTTCCAGGTGGAGACCTGGCCAAGGTGCAGAGGGCTGTGTGCATGCTGAGCAACACCACAGCTATTGCTGAGGCCTGGGCTCGTCTCGATCACAAGTTCGATCTGATGTACGCCAAGCGTGCCTTTGTGCACTGGTATGTTGGTGAGGGTATGGAAGAGGGTGAGTTCTCTGAGGCCAGAGAGGACATGGCTGCCCTGGAGAAAGATTATGAAGAAGTTGGTGTAGACTCTATTGAAGgtgaaggagaggaagagggagaggagtACTAG
- the LOC108275942 gene encoding tubulin alpha-1A chain-like — protein MRECISIHVGQAGVQIGNACWELYCLEHGIQPDGQMPSDKTIGGGDDSFNTFFSETGAGKHVPRAVFVDLEPTVIDEVRTGTYRQLFHPEQLITGKEDAANNYARGHYTIGKEIIDLVLDRTRKLADQCTGLQGFLVFHSYGGGTGSGFTSLLMERLSVDYGKKSKLEFSIYPAPQVSTAVVEPYNSILTTHTTLEHSDCAFMVDNEAMYDICRRNLDIERPTYTNLNRLVGQILSSITASLRFDGALNVDLTEFQTNLVPYPRIHFPLTTYAPVISAEKAYHEQLSVAEITNACFEPANQMVKCDPRHGKYMACCLLYRGDVVPKDVNAAIANIKTKRTIQFVDWCPTGFKVGINYQPPTVVPGGDLAKVQRAVCMLSNTTAIAEAWARLDHKFDLMYAKRAFVHWYVGEGMEEGEFSEAREDMAALEKDYEEVGVDSTEGEGEEEGEEY, from the exons ATG CGCGAGTGCATCTCTATCCATGTTGGTCAGGCTGGTGTTCAGATTGGCAATGCGTGCTGGGAACTCTACTGTCTTGAACACGGCATCCAGCCGGACGGACAGATGCCCAGCGACAAGACCATTGGAGGTGGAGATGATTCCTTCAACACCTTCTTCAGTGAGACTGGAGCTGGAAAGCATGTCCCCAGGGCTGTGTTTGTGGATCTGGAGCCCACTGTCATAG ATGAGGTCCGCACTGGAACATACCGCCAGCTGTTCCACCCTGAGCAGCTCATCACAGGAAAAGAGGATGCTGCCAATAACTACGCTCGCGGTCACTACACTATTGGCAAGGAAATTATTGATCTGGTGTTGGACAGGACCCGCAAACTG GCTGACCAGTGCACAGGTCTCCAGGGTTTCCTGGTCTTCCACAGCTATGGTGGTGGAACCGGTTCTGGTTTCACCTCCCTGCTGATGGAACGCCTGTCTGTTGACTACGGTAAGAAGTCCAAGCTGGAGTTCTCCATCTACCCAGCTCCCCAGGTGTCTACTGCTGTGGTGGAGCCCTACAACTCCATCCTGACCACCCACACCACCCTAGAGCACTCTGACTGTGCTTTCATGGTGGACAACGAAGCCATGTATGACATTTGCCGTAGAAACCTCGATATTGAGCGCCCTACATACACTAACCTGAATAGGCTGGTTGGTCAGATCTTGTCCTCCATCACGGCCTCTCTCCGTTTCGATGGCGCCCTCAATGTCGACCTTACTGAATTCCAGACCAACTTAGTGCCCTACCCTCGCATTCATTTCCCACTGACCACCTATGCTCCAGTGATCTCTGCAGAGAAGGCTTACCACGAGCAGCTCTCTGTAGCTGAAATCACAAATGCCTGCTTTGAGCCGGCCAATCAGATGGTGAAATGTGACCCACGTCACGGCAAGTACATGGCCTGCTGCCTGCTGTACCGTGGTGATGTGGTGCCTAAAGATGTGAATGCTGCTATTGCAAACATCAAGACCAAGCGCACCATCCAGTTtgtggactggtgtcccactgGGTTCAAGGTGGGCATCAACTACCAGCCTCCCACTGTGGTTCCAGGTGGAGACCTGGCCAAGGTGCAGAGGGCTGTGTGCATGCTGAGCAACACCACAGCTATTGCTGAGGCCTGGGCTCGTCTCGATCACAAGTTCGATCTGATGTACGCCAAGCGCGCCTTTGTGCACTGGTATGTTGGTGAGGGTATGGAAGAGGGTGAGTTCTCTGAGGCCAGAGAGGACATGGCTGCCCTGGAGAAAGATTATGAAGAAGTTGGTGTAGACTCCACTGAAGgtgaaggagaggaagagggagaggagtACTAA